GAGGCGGCACCGCGACCCCCATCGCCCAGTGATTCACCCATCCTCGCCTGGCCCGGTTGGACCCAGGTCTACACCCACCGGCGGGAGGCGGTCAGCCCCCTGCACCTAAGGCTGGGAGAGCGCTTTCCCGCAGCCGAAGGCCTGCAATGGGTTACTGGCCCCGATCTTCCTGCCCTGCCCCTGGGCAAACGCGATCAGCGGTTGCGGGACCTGCTGGAGACCCCAGGCCAAGTGCCATTGGAGATCCCCGATGTGGAGTTGATCCTGAGGCCATTCCGCACCACCAACACCTGAGTGATCGACTGAACCGGCGGATCAACCTCGAAGGGTATGATGGCGGCGATGATGACATTTTATTAACTACACTTAAAACAAAAACTTAAATGCAAATCATCAATCAGATTGCCTGCCCATGCCTCTTCCTTGAGCGCCCAGGTACAGGCTCACCGCCAGGACACCCAAACGCCAAGAATGGCGAAAAAGTCGCCTTCTGGTTTTCTTCGCGCCTTCGAGTCTCGGTGGTGAACCTTATCTTAATAAATTCAGATCCGGCCCTCAGAGCCCCAGATCGCTCAGTTCCTGCTGGGCGGTGCGGGCCTCGGCGCTGCCTGAGAAGCCGTCCACCAGCTCCCGGAAGGCCTTCACAGCCGCAGGCTTCAGGCCCAGCTTGAGCAGGCACTGGGCCCGCTTCAACTTGGCGGGTAGGAACTGGGGCGAGGCCGCGTGCTCCTTGATGATCCGATCAAAGGCCAACTGGGCCTTGTCGAAGGCGCGCAGGTTGTAGTGACAGAGACCCAGGAAGAACAGGGCGTCCGGCCGCTTGGGACTCTGCGGATAGGTCGTGAGGAAGTGATCCAGGCCTTCGGAAGCCAGTGGGTAGTTGCCGCGGTTGTAGTCCAGCACCGCAGCATTGAAGGCTCGCTCATCTTCCGCAGCGGCTGCGGCAACGGCCGGCTGCGCATCGATGGATGGCCGGGTTCCGGCCTTGGGAAGGCTGGTGAGGCGGTTGTTCATGACGCGGGTGGTCTCCTGCACCTGCCTCAAGCTCTCCTGCAGATCGGCCTGGAAGCGGCGGTCCTGGCCCCGGGCTTCCGCGGCGGCCTGCTGATCGGCCTGGGCCTTCTTGTTGCCCTCTTCCACCACCTGGCGGAGCTTGAAGACCTCCACCTTGAGGTCACCCACTTCCTGCTCAACCCGGCGCAGCTGGTCTTCGGAACCGCAGCCCACGGTCAACACAGCGGCCAGGGTGGTGAGGGCGGGAAGCATCATCGTGCGGGCGCTCATGCAGACTCCACAGCAGTGCTTCTTATCCTAAACGAAAAGCGGGGGCCTTCGCCCCCGCTTCGCGTGATTCCGTGCAGACTACTTGAGCTTGAATTCGCCGCGGCGGTTCTGGCTCCAGCAGGCTTCCTTCGCTTCCGTGCAGACGGGCTTTTCCTTGCCATAGCTGATGGTGGTGAAGCGGGCTTCGTCCACACCCAGAGTCTTCAGGTAAGCCAGGGCAGCGGCGGCGCGCTTGTTGCCGAGGGCGAGGTTGTACTCGTTGGTGCCGCGCTCATCGCAGTGACCTTCGATCTCAACCTTGGCGGCGGGGAAAGCCTTCATGAAGTCGGCGATGCCCTGCAGGATGGCGCGATCCTTTTCCTTGATCTCGGACTTGTCGTAGTCGAAGTGGATGGTGAGCAGGGCCTTGGCAGCGGCAGCCTTGAAGGCAGCGGCCTTCTCGGCCTCGGCGGCCTTGCGGGCAGCTTCCTCAGCGGCGGCGCGATCAGCGGCGGCCTTCGCGTCGGCAGCGGCCTTCGCATCGGCAGCAGCCTTCTCGGCGGCGGCCTTGTCAGCGGCTTCCTTGTCGGCCTTGGCCTTGTCCCAGCCATCGAACCAGCCCTGGGCCTTGTGCGGGTTGTCCTTGTCGTTCACATAGGGATTCGTTTCGCGACCCTTGCCGTCCTTGAACGCCTGGACGCCCTCATTGAAGGCGGCCTGCGTCTCCTGCTTGATCTGCTCAGCCGTCTTGGGGGGCTTGCAGGCCAGGCTGCCAAGGGTGAGCACAATGGCCGCAGGGACGAGGTAGGTTCCGTATCGCATGGGATGATTCCTCCTGGATGTACCTGAGTATAGATGGACGGCGCTCAGGGAATCGCCATTAATTTCAACGTCCGCGGATCCAGCGCGGACTCTGGCAGCCCGGAAGCTCCGTCAAACGGCGGATCTGGCGGCCTGAAAGATCGGTGGTGAACAGCTGCAGCGGGCCGAACCGGTTGCTCGTAAACACAAGCAGACGCTCATCCGGAGACCAGGCCGGGGACTCCGAGGTACTCACCCCGGTGGTGATCTGGTAGGCCTTTCCCTCTCCCAGCTTGTAGACAAAAAGATCAAACTTCCCTTCAAATCGGGAGACATAGGCGATCATGGCGCCGTTGGGACTCCAGGCGGGGCTCCCGTTGTAAAGTCCTTCTCCGGTCAGTCGGCGGAGGTTGGAGCCATCATCCTGCATGAGGAAAACCTGGGGCCCCCCCTCCCGGTCTGAGGTGAAAGCAATCTGACTTCCATTCGGATTCCAGCATGGTTCGGTGTTGATGCCAATGCCATCCGTCAAGCGGCGAACCCGGTTATTGACCATGTCCATGACCATAATATCTGTGTTTCCCCGACGGTCACCCTGAACAAAGGCGAGACGATTACCATCGGGCGACCAGACGGGGGACGAAAGCATGCTGCCTGAAGCACCGCTCGGGTAGAGCTTCTCGTGGGGACCGTCTTTACGACGCTGGCCCCAAATTTCTGGTGCACCACCTTTGTAGGTCAAGTACGCCAGGCGTCCATCTCCGGCTACAGAAGGAGCAAGGGTCAAGCTGCCGTGATGTGTGAGTTGCACCAGGCCCATGCCATCTCGGTCCACCTGGAAGATTTCTTTCACATTTCGTGAAACTTCGCGCACGAATACGATTCGGCTGGAGGCCACTCCCTTTTCACCCGTGAGACGGCCCACCAGATCATCGGCCAGATAGTGCGCGAGGTAGCGCAGAGGCACGATCTTGTTGGCATTGTAGGTGCGCGTGAACACGCCCTTTTCCGCGGCGGTGTCGAGAGCCGAGGCCTCCAACTGCAGATCGCCGTTAGGGGCCTTGGTCAGCTTTGCGCTCAGCAGCCACTGGGCACCCGCTTCCTTCCAGGCCTTGGCCGGTGCCCCATCGGCGGGCAGCCGCTCGGCGAGCACGGCGATGACGCCCGTTTCATCCAGATCCTTCTTGAGCACAGCGGTGAAATCCGAGGCCACGGTGGCACCATCCAGACCCGTGGTTTTGGGCGACGTCATGGCCAGCACAAGCTTGGCGCTGCTGGTGGCGCTCAGCACCACCTCGGTCTGCTGGGCCTGAAGCCCTGTAACCAACCCCGACGCCGCCAGGGCGAACAGGAAGGTCCGAATGAGGAATCGCGGCATGGCATCTCCGGGCCTGGGGGGACTTCCAGGGTATCAGATGAGTGGTTCCAGGCCGTGTCCGGGTTCCCCGTCCCATTTCTTGAGCCAATCAAGCAATGCGACATTCAATGGCGGAATGGGCAAGCGGGCAATCTCAGTGGCGCGGAACCACCCCCAGGCCAGCTCCGTTCCAGGCAGGCCCTCTGCCTCCACGACGTAGGCATGCATGCGCACAGAGCCTTCGAGCGTGGGCCCCGCTTCGAGGCTTGTGAGTTCCGTTCCGGTTTCCTCACGCCACTCGCGACGAAGGGCCTGTTCCGGGGTTTCACCGGTCTCCACCTTGCCGCCTGGGAATTCCCACAGACCTGGGAGCACCGGATTACCGGGGTCGCGGCGCTGCAGGAACCAGCGGCCATCGCTGCACAGCAGCGCCACCGCGACGTCCTTCATGCGTCCTCACCGGCCAGGCCGCCCTCCGCAGCCAGCTGGGCCAGACGATCCGCATAGCGGCGGCGGAGGGTCTCCACCCAAACCGGCTTGAGGCGCCCGTAGGCAGGCCGGAGCTCCGCTTCCACCCAGGCTCTCAGGGCTTCCATGGAGACGCAGGCATCGAGGCTGTGGCGCAGCGAATCCCGCAGGCCTTCGTCCACTTGTTGAAGCGCGGCCACTGGGGCGTAGCTGATGCGATGCACCGGGCTCACACCCAGCGCTGCAATCTGGGTGCGGTGCAGCGCAGTGCCATAGCCCTTGTGCTGGGCGAACCCGTAGCCCGGGTGGCGTTCCTCCAGCTCGATCATCCTCGCATCGCGGTGCGCCTTGGCCAGGATGCTGGCCGCGCCGATGGCGCAGCTGAGGGCATCGCCATCCACCACCAGGCGCTCGGGCAGCCCGGTTTTCGGCCCCCGGTTGCCATCCACGAAGAGGATCCGCGGGCGAAGGGACAGATTCGCCACGGACTGTCGCATGGCCATCAGCGTCGCCTCCAGGATGTTCTCCCGGTCGATGGTCATGGCATCCAGCTCCGCGATGCCGTAGGCGGGCAGGATGGCCTTCAGCTCCTGGGCCAGCACTTCCCGCCGCTCGGGTTTCAACTGCTTGCTGTCCCGCACGCCCCTCAGCACATGGCCCCATTTCTTCACGGTCTCAGCGTCCAGCACCGCGCAGGCCGCCACCACGGGACCGGCCCAGGCCCCGCGGCCGGCTTCATCCACGCCGCCCCAGGCCACGCCGGGCGGCACATTGCCGAGGTCCCAATCGAGGGGATTGATCACGACTGCCATCGTCCCCCCTTCAACATTTCAGGGACTCCCAGGCAATGAGCCAAGTCAACCCGGATCCGGATCGAGCTTGGCGCTGCGGGGCAGCGTCAAGTGACCAGGCCGGACCGGGTTGAAGCCAGTTCAGCATTTCAGGGATTCCCAGGCAATGAGCCAAGTATCCATCACTCCGCGAAAATGGCTGCGGTGCGGCCCAGGACGATAGATGGCCTGGATGGGGATATGGGCCCAGCGCAGCTTCCAGTCAGCGGCTTTCATCGCAATTTCCATCTCGATGGCAAAGCCCGTGGCGCGCAGATCCAGCCGGTCGAGCACCTTCTTGCGGATCAGGCGGAAGCCGCTCTGGCTGTCCTCCCAGGTCACGCCCGCGATGCGGCCCAGGGTCCAGGTGCCCAGGGCATTGGTGCGCCAACGTTTGGCGGGGATCTTTGCGCGATCCAGGAAGCGTGAGCCGATGAGGAAATCCGCGTCGGGGCGGACCATCAGATGATCCAGGAAGCGCTGGAAGTCTGCCGGGTCGTGCTGGCCATCAGCATCGAGGAAGAGGTAGAAATCGAAGGCATCGCTTTTAAGGTGCGCGATGCCGGCACGCATGGCCTGGCCCTTGCCCCCGCCCTTGCCGGGCTCCAGACGCAACACCTCGGCCCCTGCAGCCCTGGCCACGGCGCCCGTGCCATCGCTGGATCCGTCATCCACCACCAACACGCGATGAAGGCCGAAGGGCTTGAGGCCCTCCAGCACCGGAGCGATGTGGTCGGCTTCGTCGTGGGCGGCAATGATCGCGGCGATCCTCACCGGCGACCGCCCCGCTTCAATGGCCCGGGCCAAGGCTGTCCATAGGAAGCCGCGAAAGCCGAACGCTGGCCAAGGCTGGCACGAACCTCCGGCACCAGTCGGTAACTGCGCTCTGGGCTTTCGGCCACGTCCACGGTGGTTTCAAACACGCGTCCCCGATCCGCCGCCAGCACCTGCACCTGGCCGCCAGGACCCGGCTCCGCCAGCCCCCGCTGAACATCCGAGGAAGATGTGGTACGCCAGCCATCCACCGCGAGGATCTCCATGCCGTAGCTCAGTCCGGCTGCGGCGGCGGGGCTGCCTGGAATCACGTTGAGGACGCTGGCGCCCTGCGGGGCCACGACCAGGCCTGTCCAGGCCTTCGCGCGCCGGACGGCGGCAGGATCCTCACGATCTTCGGGAGAGAGCTTCTCCCAGGCGGCCTGAGCCTCCAGCTTTATACCGAAGGCGCGCGTGAGAAGGGCACCGTCCAGTTCTGCGCGACCTGAAATGTAGGCGCTCCAGAAGGGTTCGGGAGCCTTGCCGGAGAGTTCCTGGAAGGCTTTTCGCACATCACCGTCACAGAGGCCGTTTTCGCCATGCCTTGTCCAAAGCAGGCGGAAGAGCTCCGGCAACCCGGCTTTGCCGCGGCTGCCTTCGCGCAGCGCCGCATCCATGAGCCAGGCCACCATCTCGCCCTTGTCGTAGTAGCTGATGGAGCTGTTGGGGCTGAATTCGTGGGCCTTGTAGAGGCGGATCCAGGCGTCCCAGCTGGATTCCTCCAGGCTCTGCTCCAAACGGCCAGGGCGTTGCGTTTGCTCGCTCCAGCAGCGGGCCAGCTCTTTCGAGGTGTGGCTCCATGGCACCACCCCGGCGCGCAACACGATCAGGTGTTCCATGTACGAGGTGAGACCCTCGTGGAACCAGAGCATTTTCGTAGGGTTTTCCTGGCTGTAATCGAAGGGGCCGAGCACGGTGTCGTGCAGGCGCTTCACGTTCCAGGCGTGGAAGAATTCATGGGCCGCCAGCTGGTAGAGGCTGTAGTAGCCCTCGGGCTTGTCGAAGGCGTGGCTGTCGGCGATGAGGCTGGTACAGTCCTTGTGCTCCAGCCCGCCCCGCAGCCTGGGCGTGAAGGTGAAGAGGAACACATAGCGCTTGAAGGGGAAGCCGCCAAAGATGGCGCCTGCGGCTTCCACGATCTTCTGGGTGGCCGTGGTGATGCGGCCTTCGTCGCCGTTATGGTCACCCGTGAAGGCCAGCTCGAAGGTGGTGCCACCGCTCTTGAAACGCCGACTCCGGAACGAGCCCAGCTCAAATGGTGAATCGATGAGGGTGTCGAGGTCCGCAGCCAGGCAGGCGCCCTGCTTCTGCGGGAGCGAGGAAGCCACTTTCCAGTCGGCGGGGAAACCCTCGAAGCGCACCTCGTAGGGCCGGTCCGGCTGCCCCTCCAGGTAGAGGAAGGTCGCGGCGGGGATGATCTGGGCGTGGGTGGCATCCACATGGTTGGTGCGCACGGTGAGGTCGTTGCCGTAGACGCGGTAACGAAGGGTCAGATCGCCTTTTGATGCGGACAGCTGCCAGCGCTGCTTGTCCAGCTTCTCCAGGGGCTGCTCTCGGCGGCCATCCTGGCGACGCACCCGGTCCACAAATCGCGCGTAGTCACGCACCAGGTAGGAGCCCGGCGTCCAGGCCGCCATGGCCGCCACACCGCCCTCCCGCAGGGCTTCCGCGGGAAGGACGAGCTCCACTTCAACCAGATGCTGGGCCAGGTCCAAGGGACGCAGGGTGGCCCGGATGGGCGCAAGTTTGCTCATGGACCGCCTCAGCCCAACGCGCCGTGGAGCCAGCGCCGCGTGGCCCAGGCGATCTCCGCATCGGTGATCTGGTAGTTCGGATCGCGGAGTTTCTCCTCGATGAGCGAACCCACCAGGGACGTGAACAGCAGCACCTCTTTGCGGGCCATGTCCAGACTGGTGCCGAAGACGTGGTTCATGAAGAGCCCCAGGGGACTGAGGCCCCGCTCCACCAGAGGCATGAGGTCGCGGAAGTTGGAATCCGGGGAAGGCACGGCGATGGAGCGCAGAATGAAGCCGGTGAACTCCTGGCTTTCCAGCAGCAGGCCGAGGTAGGAGCGGGACAGCTGCAAGCAGGCGGCTTCAACGGCCTCCCGGCCCTTCACAGGCTCCGCGAGGAGGGGCGCCACCATGGCCTGAATGCGAGCGGCCATGCTGGAAAGCGAGACCAGGCAGAGCTGCCGGAACAAGCCCTCCTTGCTGCCGAAGTGGTAATAGAGGGTCGGCTTGGATACACCGGCTTCCTCGGCGACTTCCTTCACCTGGACACCGTCGTAACCCTTGGCCGCGAAGTGCGACAAGGCGGACAGCAGCAACCGGGCCTTGAGGTCTCCCTGAGCGCTGAGGCGCTCCAGGGCCGCATGGAAGCTGCCGTGGGCGCCCACGCCAAGGGCCTCGGGCCCGAAGACGGGCACCATCTCTTTGAGACCATGGTCTGGAACGGTGGACATAAGCTGCCTCTGAAGTGCCTTCAGCATGCCACGAATGGACTTACTGGGGGTCAAACCACCTAGTGGACCGCAGACCGCCAGGGCAGGGATTGGATGACCTCCGCCTCCCGGTCCAGCCACCAATCCAACCGGGTGGCGGCCTCCGCGCCAAAGCGCTCCTCGGCCAGGCTGCGATAACCCAGGGCGTGCCCGGCCTCGCAGCGCTCCAGTTCCAGCAGAAAAGCCAACCAGGCCGTGGACCCCAGCTCGGGATGGCTGGCTCCGGCCCGTTCCAGCAACCACAGGCGTTCGCAGCTGCGAGCCTCGATGAGGGCGGCGATGAGCAGCCGGTCCAGCAGGCCCTTGGCCGCCTGCTGGTGCAACGCCTTGGCGTAGGCGTTGCCGCCATCGGGCCGCAGCGGCCAGCCGAAGGCCATCAGCGCTTCCAGCACCCGCCGGTAGTGGTTCAGTTCCTCCTCCGCCAGCCGCGCCAGCAGCACCGAGGCGCGCGGGATCTCAGCGAGGTGCAGGCTCAGGTTCAAGGCATTCAGCGCCGCCTTCTTTTCATTGTGGGCATGGTCCGACAACAGGGCGGCGGGATCGGCCAAAGCCGCCTCGGCCCAGGCGGCGGGCGTTTCCGCGCGGAGCGGCAGGGGCGGTTTGAATCCAGTCATGGTCGTTCTCCCAGCACGGCATTCAGACCCAGGGCCAAGGCGATGACCGAGCCGCCCACCATGAGCCGCGACCAGGCCACCGGCTCATGGAAGATGAGGCCCGAAGCCAGAATGGCCAGGGGAATCTTCATGTTGTTGAAGATGGCCAGGGTGCCCAGATCGGTGCGGCGGGCCCCGGCATTGAACAGGAAGAAGCCCAGACCCGAGGCCACCACGCCCAGGTAGACCAGCACCCAGCCCTGGCGGAGCGTCAGGCCCAGCACTTGATGCCAGTGGAATGAGGGCGCCGCCATGGCCACCGCCACCGCGCTCGCCCCCAGGTAGAGCAGCCCCATGAGCTGATGATCCGATTTGCCCGAGGCGGGCGCGACCCGGCGGTAGAGCACCTGGCCCAGGGCGAAGCAGAAGTTCGCGCCCTGCATGAGGAGAAAGCCCCACAACAGGCCAGTGCGTCCCAGTCCCGTCCAGACGCAGATGCCCGTGCCGAGAACGGCGATGGAGGCCACCACGAGGAAGAACCAGGAGCGCCGCCCTTCCAGCAGATCGCCCACCAGGGTGACGAAGAGCGGCGTGAAGATGGTGAACAGCGCCACCTCCGAGGACTGCAGCCAGCGGAAGGAGGCGATGTAGAGCAGGTACATCAGGCCGAACTGCAGGGCGCCGATGCCCAGGAAACCGAGAATCTGACGCGGTTTCAGCCCCCCCACTCGGAGAAAGGGCAGAAACACCAGGGCCGCCAGGAGGGTGCGAGCAGCCGTCACGAAGGGTGCCCCAAGACCGCTTACCTGGGCCGTGAGGCCGAAGGAGAGGGCCCAAAGCACGGAGACGAGAAGAAGCAGCAGCATGATGAATCCGCCCGTGCTAGCCGAGGCTGCGCCCCAGCCGGAGGAAGATCTCCCGCCAGGGTTCCGGCAAGGCCTCGGCATCCCGGGCGATGGTGGCCTCGTCCCCCCGCACAAAGGGACCTGTGCGGCCCGCGAGGCCCCGCTCCGCTACGTTGCGCAGGGTGGCCTCCGCGAGGGGCAGCAGGCCCCGCCCTGGCAGCGCCACGCCCTGGGCGCGCAGGAGCGCTTCCGCCCCGAGCCACAGGGTGGCCGCGTGGCCCGAGGTGAGTACTGCGGCCGCGTGGTAGAGGGGCTTCAACTCCCCGGGCAGGTCGAAGGCTGCGAAGCCCAGGTCGCCAAAGGCCCGGCGCAGATCATCGGGCACGGCTCCGGTCATCGCCACGGGGGTTCCAGTCCAATCTCGGGCGCGACCATCAAAGCTGGTGAGGGGGTGCGCGCAGGGCACATCCGTCAGATGCAGGCTTCCCGCCAGATGCACACAACGCCCGGGGAAGTGGGCCGCCAGTTCGGCCACGGCCCGGTCCGGCACCGCCAGTAGCACCAGGCCCTGAGGCCGGGCCTCATGATCCAGCAGCATCGTCCGGTCACCCCAGGCCTCCGCCAGTGCGCAGCCCGCGCGGCCCCGGCCCAGGATGGTGAAGGCGACACTCATGGCAACAGTGTTGCGTACATCCGCCCCTCCCTCCTCTGGACTGACATTCTCTACACTCAGCCCATGCCACAGCCTTCCCGTCAAACCCCGTCCACGCATTGGGCCCTGCCGCCCGAGGTGCCCTGGCCGCGGTTCCTGCGCCTGCTGAGGCAACCGGATCCGCCCAGGGGCTGGCTCGAACTCGCGGCGGACCTGCCGGACCTGCGGAAACGCCCCCTGCTGCTGCGGTGGATCGCCCAGCATCCCAAGGCCCCGGCCCACCTGCGCTCACGCCTGCTGGCACGTCTGCCCTGGCGCGCCCTGGCGGCCGTGGCCACGGATGCCGCCGCCCACCCCCAGGCGCGGCAGCAGGCCACGGAAAAGCTGCAGCAGCTCTGGGCCGTGATGACCTCGGGCGAGCGGCGCAGCCTGGCGCTCCATGCGCCCAGGCCTTTGTGGCACCTGGTGTGGAAGGCTCCGTCGCTGGGCGTTCTTTCGGCCTTCCTGCAGAACCCAAAGCTGGGCTTGGAGGCCCTGGTGGCACTCATCCAGCCGCCGTTGCGGCCTGCGCAGGCCGAGGCCCTGGCTGAGTCCCGCTGGCGTGAATCCGGCCCCGTGGCCGGGCAGGTGCTCCAGGCCCTGGACCGCAGCCTGGGCCTGCCCGACTCCGGCCTCGCCCTGGGCCACGCTGCCCCGTGGATCAAGGCCCTCGACGAAGAGACCCGCATCCTCGTGGCCAGCCGCATCCTGACTCCCGCCCTGCGCCGCATGGCGCATCCCCGGCGCGAAGAAACCTGACCACAGAAAAGAGCAGATTGGCCGCAGATGAACACAGATTCACACGGATAAAAGACCGATTAGCCGTTCATCCGTGTTTATCGGTGTTCGTCCGTGACAAAAAAGCATGGCTGAACATGGACGTTGAATCCGCCTCAGGCGCGCTTCAGCACCTCGGCCACGCAGCGCTCGATGCCCACGAAGACATCGCTCAGGCGCGCATCGTCGAACATGTAAGCGGGGGTGGTCACCAGGTTGAGCGATTCATCCACCACGATCTCCCGGGCGCTGGGGGTGTCCTGGTGCAGGTGGCCCAGGCGGCGGATGGCGTCGGCGCAGCCAGGATCGCCCCCCAAGGTCAGGCGGGCGGTGCGGTGGCCCGCGAGGGCGATGGCCACCAGGGCGGGCGCGACGCAGATGGCGCCCACGGGTTTCTTCGCATCGAAGAAGGCCCGGATGAAGGCCACCACGTCGGGGCGGGCCTGGGCTTCGGGCCCCTTGAAGGCGAAATCGCAAAGGTTCTTGGCCACGCCAAAGCCCCCGGGCAGAACCAGGGCATCGTAATCCTGGGCATTGGCCTGGGCCAGATCCAGGCACTGCCCCACCCGGGCGATGCGGCTGGCCTCCTCCAGAATGTTGCGGGTGGCCCCGGGCGTGGGCTGGCCCGTGACATGGTTGATGACATGGTGCTGGTCGGCGTTGGGAGCGATGCACTGGAAGGCCGCGCCGTGCTGATCGAGGGCCAGCAGCGTCAGCACCGCCTCGCGCACCTCGGCGCCATCGAGATGGCCGGAACCGGCCAGCAGCACCGCAACCTTGAGCGTCTTCGCCATGGGAGCCTCCAGATGGATGGGTCGATTATCCATCGAAACCCATCCATCTAAACGGGCGGCCGCGGGGTGTGCACCTTTTCGATTAACCTGCCTCCATGCGCCTTTCCTCCCGCCTGCCGCAGGGCTTTGAGCCCAACGCCCTCTCAGCCACCTTGGCCCACCTCAGGGCGGAGGGCAGGCCGGTGCTGGATCTCACGGGATCCAATCCCACCCGCTGCGGTTTCGACTACCCCGAGGAGGAGATCCGCGCCGCGCTGTCGCAGCCTTCGGTACTGGCCTACGATCCCGATTCCCGCGGGGCGCGGAGCGCCCGGGAGGCCATTGCCAGGCATCACGGCCAGGGCCTGCGGGCGGATGAGTTGCAGCTGACCGCCTCCACCAGCGAAGGCTACGGCCTCCTCTTCAAGCTGCTGGGCGATCCCGGCGACGAGGTGCTGGTACCCAGCCCCAGCTATCCCCTCTTCGATTGGCTGGCGCGGCTCGAGGGCCTGAGCGCCCGCACCGTGCCCTCCTACTTCCATGAGCGCTGGCACCTGGATCTCGGTGCCCTGGAGGCGGCGGCATCCCCGCGCACACGGGCCCTGGTCGTGGTCAATCCGAACAACCCCACTGGACATTTCCTGTCCATCTCGGAATGGCACAGCCTGACGGAGCTGTGCGCCCGAAGGGGCCTGGCCTTGCTGGTGGATGAAGTCTTCGCCGACTACGCACTGGAACCACCCGCCGATCGGCTGGCCTCGGCCCTGCTCGAAGCAGAGCCCCCCTGCCCCGTGTTCCTGCTCTCAGGCCTCAGCAAGGTGGCCGCCCTGCCCCAGTTGAAGCTGGGCTGGATCGCCGTGCGCGGGCCCGGAGCCGCGGCGCATCTGGAGGCCCTGGCCTTCCTGGCCGATCAGTATCTATCCGTGTCGGCCCCGGTGCAGACCGCTGCGCCCCGACTGCTGGAGTTGGCCCCCGGCATCCGCCAACAGATCCGCCACCGCCTTCAAGCGAATCTCGCCAGCCTCGATCAGGCCCTGACAGCTCATCCACGCCTGTCCCGGCTGCCCGTGGAGGGGGGCTGGTCGGTGCTGCTGCGACGGCCCGCCGTGGATGCCGACGAGGTCTGCGCCTTGCGGTTGCTGAACGAGGCCGGGGTCCTGGTGCATCCGGGCTCCTTCTTTGACCTGCCTGGCGACAGGCATCTGGTGCTCAGTCTG
This sequence is a window from Geothrix sp. PMB-07. Protein-coding genes within it:
- a CDS encoding TetR/AcrR family transcriptional regulator, which gives rise to MSTVPDHGLKEMVPVFGPEALGVGAHGSFHAALERLSAQGDLKARLLLSALSHFAAKGYDGVQVKEVAEEAGVSKPTLYYHFGSKEGLFRQLCLVSLSSMAARIQAMVAPLLAEPVKGREAVEAACLQLSRSYLGLLLESQEFTGFILRSIAVPSPDSNFRDLMPLVERGLSPLGLFMNHVFGTSLDMARKEVLLFTSLVGSLIEEKLRDPNYQITDAEIAWATRRWLHGALG
- a CDS encoding NUDIX domain-containing protein; the encoded protein is MKDVAVALLCSDGRWFLQRRDPGNPVLPGLWEFPGGKVETGETPEQALRREWREETGTELTSLEAGPTLEGSVRMHAYVVEAEGLPGTELAWGWFRATEIARLPIPPLNVALLDWLKKWDGEPGHGLEPLI
- the miaE gene encoding tRNA isopentenyl-2-thiomethyl-A-37 hydroxylase MiaE codes for the protein MTGFKPPLPLRAETPAAWAEAALADPAALLSDHAHNEKKAALNALNLSLHLAEIPRASVLLARLAEEELNHYRRVLEALMAFGWPLRPDGGNAYAKALHQQAAKGLLDRLLIAALIEARSCERLWLLERAGASHPELGSTAWLAFLLELERCEAGHALGYRSLAEERFGAEAATRLDWWLDREAEVIQSLPWRSAVH
- a CDS encoding EamA family transporter, producing the protein MLLLLLVSVLWALSFGLTAQVSGLGAPFVTAARTLLAALVFLPFLRVGGLKPRQILGFLGIGALQFGLMYLLYIASFRWLQSSEVALFTIFTPLFVTLVGDLLEGRRSWFFLVVASIAVLGTGICVWTGLGRTGLLWGFLLMQGANFCFALGQVLYRRVAPASGKSDHQLMGLLYLGASAVAVAMAAPSFHWHQVLGLTLRQGWVLVYLGVVASGLGFFLFNAGARRTDLGTLAIFNNMKIPLAILASGLIFHEPVAWSRLMVGGSVIALALGLNAVLGERP
- the pal gene encoding peptidoglycan-associated lipoprotein Pal, with amino-acid sequence MRYGTYLVPAAIVLTLGSLACKPPKTAEQIKQETQAAFNEGVQAFKDGKGRETNPYVNDKDNPHKAQGWFDGWDKAKADKEAADKAAAEKAAADAKAAADAKAAADRAAAEEAARKAAEAEKAAAFKAAAAKALLTIHFDYDKSEIKEKDRAILQGIADFMKAFPAAKVEIEGHCDERGTNEYNLALGNKRAAAALAYLKTLGVDEARFTTISYGKEKPVCTEAKEACWSQNRRGEFKLK
- a CDS encoding tol-pal system YbgF family protein; this encodes MSARTMMLPALTTLAAVLTVGCGSEDQLRRVEQEVGDLKVEVFKLRQVVEEGNKKAQADQQAAAEARGQDRRFQADLQESLRQVQETTRVMNNRLTSLPKAGTRPSIDAQPAVAAAAAEDERAFNAAVLDYNRGNYPLASEGLDHFLTTYPQSPKRPDALFFLGLCHYNLRAFDKAQLAFDRIIKEHAASPQFLPAKLKRAQCLLKLGLKPAAVKAFRELVDGFSGSAEARTAQQELSDLGL
- a CDS encoding glycosyltransferase family 2 protein; this encodes MRIAAIIAAHDEADHIAPVLEGLKPFGLHRVLVVDDGSSDGTGAVARAAGAEVLRLEPGKGGGKGQAMRAGIAHLKSDAFDFYLFLDADGQHDPADFQRFLDHLMVRPDADFLIGSRFLDRAKIPAKRWRTNALGTWTLGRIAGVTWEDSQSGFRLIRKKVLDRLDLRATGFAIEMEIAMKAADWKLRWAHIPIQAIYRPGPHRSHFRGVMDTWLIAWESLKC
- a CDS encoding M61 family metallopeptidase; translated protein: MSKLAPIRATLRPLDLAQHLVEVELVLPAEALREGGVAAMAAWTPGSYLVRDYARFVDRVRRQDGRREQPLEKLDKQRWQLSASKGDLTLRYRVYGNDLTVRTNHVDATHAQIIPAATFLYLEGQPDRPYEVRFEGFPADWKVASSLPQKQGACLAADLDTLIDSPFELGSFRSRRFKSGGTTFELAFTGDHNGDEGRITTATQKIVEAAGAIFGGFPFKRYVFLFTFTPRLRGGLEHKDCTSLIADSHAFDKPEGYYSLYQLAAHEFFHAWNVKRLHDTVLGPFDYSQENPTKMLWFHEGLTSYMEHLIVLRAGVVPWSHTSKELARCWSEQTQRPGRLEQSLEESSWDAWIRLYKAHEFSPNSSISYYDKGEMVAWLMDAALREGSRGKAGLPELFRLLWTRHGENGLCDGDVRKAFQELSGKAPEPFWSAYISGRAELDGALLTRAFGIKLEAQAAWEKLSPEDREDPAAVRRAKAWTGLVVAPQGASVLNVIPGSPAAAAGLSYGMEILAVDGWRTTSSSDVQRGLAEPGPGGQVQVLAADRGRVFETTVDVAESPERSYRLVPEVRASLGQRSAFAASYGQPWPGPLKRGGRR
- a CDS encoding ribonuclease HII, giving the protein MAVVINPLDWDLGNVPPGVAWGGVDEAGRGAWAGPVVAACAVLDAETVKKWGHVLRGVRDSKQLKPERREVLAQELKAILPAYGIAELDAMTIDRENILEATLMAMRQSVANLSLRPRILFVDGNRGPKTGLPERLVVDGDALSCAIGAASILAKAHRDARMIELEERHPGYGFAQHKGYGTALHRTQIAALGVSPVHRISYAPVAALQQVDEGLRDSLRHSLDACVSMEALRAWVEAELRPAYGRLKPVWVETLRRRYADRLAQLAAEGGLAGEDA